The genomic interval GTTGCGGTGGAAGACCGCGTTCCCCGACGCGAACGGTGCACGCGAGGTCTCCTCTGTCCAGCCGAGGATCTCCTGTGGCGTGAAGCCGCCACCGTAGTCGGAGAACTCGCCGCCGAACTCCTCGTCGTGGACGAACTTCCGCATCATGTTGAGCGACTGGACCGTCTCGGGCTCGTTGACCGTGATCGGCCGGTCGCCGACGGGGCCAAAGAGGTTGTCCCGGCCGCCGAAGTAGGCGCCGCCCCACGAGGACATGACCTCGTTGAACGTACAGCAGGCGGTCCCGACGTAGATGTCCCACTGGGTCGTGAAGCCGTAGTCGACGCCGGAGTTCTCCTGCACGTCGGCCGCGATGTTGGACCACTCCTGCCAGGTCATCGGCTCGGTCGCCCAGTTGTTCGACTCGGGGCTGTAGCCGGCCTCCTCGACGAGGTCTTTGCGGTAGAGCATCGTCGGGAAGTCCGGGAACATCGGGACGCCGAACAGGTCGCCGCTGGACGGGTCGCGTGCCGTCGCGGTGAACGCGCTGAAGTAGTCCGACTCGACCGTCGACAGCATGTCGTCGCTGAAGAAGTCGGCGCTCAGGTTCTTGATGAGGCCACGCTGGATGAAGATGTTCGTCCAGCCGTTGTCCATCAGGAACAGGTCCGGGGAGGTCTCACCGGCGCTCAGCAGTCGGTTGTAGTTGGCGCGTGCCGCGCCAGTGTCCTGGTCCCGCGGGACGAAACTGATCTCGATGTTGTCCGGGACGCCGGCGTCGCGGAAGGCCTGCCGGACTTCCTCTTCGGCGTTCTGGAGGATGACCGGATCGA from Haloarcula pelagica carries:
- a CDS encoding substrate-binding domain-containing protein, which encodes MSDNGTTGDSGKHGVSRRRFVQAAGATGVVAGLAGCASDGGSGGSGGDGGSGGDGGSGGDGGSSGSGGGNGGGSTTVEIGFDPVILQNAEEEVRQAFRDAGVPDNIEISFVPRDQDTGAARANYNRLLSAGETSPDLFLMDNGWTNIFIQRGLIKNLSADFFSDDMLSTVESDYFSAFTATARDPSSGDLFGVPMFPDFPTMLYRKDLVEEAGYSPESNNWATEPMTWQEWSNIAADVQENSGVDYGFTTQWDIYVGTACCTFNEVMSSWGGAYFGGRDNLFGPVGDRPITVNEPETVQSLNMMRKFVHDEEFGGEFSDYGGGFTPQEILGWTEETSRAPFASGNAVFHRNWPYAISISGADPAESDSDPEPFGEDLGTMPIPYAVPESEAAQPGTGGTTSALGGWHLTANPNSDKEEAQLAIYDAIMQDSFNLDMLDIWGWLPPKPELFASDAAREQEPVGRYMDTLRVAGNNTMARPVTAVWSNQQSNIAQQANRAVGQETDSQSAMDTLQQSLAETESN